The following proteins are encoded in a genomic region of Gossypium hirsutum isolate 1008001.06 chromosome D05, Gossypium_hirsutum_v2.1, whole genome shotgun sequence:
- the LOC107941579 gene encoding uncharacterized protein codes for MTPQRARELISIMAANSQQYRPNSEPTRRVNGVNDSSLEDKLDKLTNIVQSMLTEKKNLTQLCGICTTSEHPTDLCPILNENLTAHVDAVGGFPGPLQRRYDPFSNTYNPGWKDHLNLNYEVNPRYNPSYQPKPPQPPPKPSTSLEAIMERLAVDAAKYQQRTDASIQELTNQVSKLSMAVNHLESQGKLPSQTEPNPRQNASAITLRSGKILETVPDKSHRQDKEWEKQIFNPKAGLESEIQKPVMMPTVTMPPSFLGRLAKDKKDNEEKEILETFRKVEVKIPLLDAIKQTPHYAKFLKELCTSKRRLIGNERVNVGENVSAILQKKVPPKYKDQCMFAISCEIGNVGIKKAMCDLGASINVMPYPIYKSINMGHLKETGVIIQLADRSVVYPEGLLEDVLAKVNELVFLVDFYIINIEDDNSTNSSDILLGKPFLSTASAKIDVRSGTLTMEFNDEIVKFNVYEAMGHPNSLSNISNIDIIDCLTQSYSEYHDFDELETILYRSIDMDVLSHLEELSIIEDPLREIVKHLETQPSLTNRGNQFELLPSQTKMLPSILQPPTFELKALPDHLKILFSHQFKDEEESLVRVLRDYKEAIGWTIADIKGLSPSTCMHRISIEDNTKPKRDAERRLNPPMMEVVKKEIQKLLDVGMIYPISDSDWRCMVSIFSDYVEKIIEVFMDDFTVYEIGLCSHNATPNWNFPFEIICDVSDRSVGAVLGQRIGKEPHVLYYASKTLDAAQSNYTTTEKELLAVVFALDKFRSYLLGTKVIIFSDHTALKYLIGKKEAKPRLIRWILLLQEFDFEIRDKKGCENLVPDHLSRLSIPVDDTPLKDNFLDENLFSAKVIHPLYADIVNYLDTGTVLSELPRSRKDKIKKYARYYIWYDPYLWKHYSDQYDTPRALISDRGTRFCNKIVSALMEKY; via the exons ATGACTCCTCAAAGGGCAAGAGAACTGATATCCATCATGGCGGCAAATTCTCAACAGTATCGGCCGAATTCAGAACCCACAAGACGGGTTAATGGGGTAAATGATTCATCCTTAGAAGATAAATTGGATAAGCTTACTAATATTGTTCAATCTATGCTTACAGAAAAGAAGAATCTGACCCAACTGTGTGGAATTTGTACTACATCTGAACATCCAACGGATTTGTGCCCAATCCTTAACGAAAATTTAACGGCACATGTTGACGCTGTCGGAGGCTTTCCGGGACCTCTGCAAAGACGTTATGATCCTTTCTCTAACACCTACAATCCTGGGTGGAAGGATCATCTCAACTTGAATTACGAAGTTAATCCTCGATATAATCCATCGTACCAACCAAAACCTCCGCAACCGCCACCCAAGCCGAGCACATCTCTAGAAGCTATTATGGAGAGACTTGCCGTCGATGCTGCAAAATACCAACAAAGGACAGACGCATCAATACAAGAGTTAACTAATCAGGTTAGTAAACTCTCGATGGCAGTTAATCATTTGGAATCTCAAGGTAAATTACCCTCTCAGACGGAGCCGAATCCTCGGCAGAATGCAAGTGCAATAACTCTTCGTAGTGGAAAGATTCTGGAAACAGTTCCTGACAAAAGTCATAGGCAAGACAAGGAATGGGAAAAGCAGATCTTTAATCCAAAAGCCGGACTGGAATCAGAAATTCAGAAACCAGTCATgatgcct ACTGTTACAATGCCACCTTCTTTTCTAGGGAGGCTCGCAAAGGATAAGAAAGATAATGAGGAAAAAGaaatcctcgaaacattcaggaAGGTGGAGGTAAAAATCCCTTTGCTCGACGCTATCAAACAAACCCCTCATTATGCAAAGTTCCTCAAAGAATTGTGTACTAGCAAGAGAAGGTTAATAGGTAACGAAAGAGTAAATGTAGGAGAAAATGTCTCCGCAATACTGCAAAAGAAAGTTCCTCCCAAATACAAGGACCAATGTATGTTTGCTATTTCCTGTGAGATAGGTAATGTAGGTATTAAgaaagccatgtgtgatttaggagcttccattaatgttatgccttatcctATTTATAAGTCGATTAACATGGGTCATTTGAAAGAGACAGGAGTAATAATCCAGTTGGCGGACAGGTCAGTCGTCTATCCCGAAGGGTTGCTTGAAGACGTCCTTGCTAAAGTTAATGAATTAGTTTTCCTTGTAGATTTCTACATTATTAATATAGAAGACGATAACTCGACTAATTCGTCTGACATTTTGCTTGGAAAGCCGTTTCTAAGTACCGCAAGCGCAAAAATTGACGTTCGAAGCGGAACACTGACAATGGAGTTTAACGACGAAAtcgtgaaattcaatgtctacgaAGCTATGGGTCATCCTAACTCACTATCAAATATTTCTAACATTGATATTATAGATTGTTTAACTCAATCCTATTCTGAATATCATGACTTTGATGAGTTGGAAACTATCCTTTACAGAAGCATTGACATGGATGTTTTAAGTCATCTCGAGGAATTATCAATTATAGAAGATCCGTTGCGAGAAATTGTCAAACACTTGGAGACGCAACCATCATTGACGAATCGAGGTAACCAATTTGAACTATTACCTTCCCAAACTAAAATGTTGCCTTCGATTTTGCAGCCACCAACCTTTGAGCTTAAAGCATTACCAGACCACCTTAA GATTCTATTTTCTCATCAATTCAAAGACGAGGAGGAAAGTCTAGTTCGAGTTCTGAGGGATTATAAGGAGGCTATTGGTTGGACAATAGCCGACATAAAAGGGCTAAGTCCATCCACTTGTATGCATAGAATTTCCATCGAAGATAACACGAAACCCAAGAGAGATGCAGAAAGGCGTCTTAATCCACCCATGATGGAAGTAGTAAAGAaggagatccagaaactgttGGATGTTGGAATGATATACCCCATCTCCGACAGTGATTGG AGATGTATGGTGAGCATATTCTCCGATTATGTCGAGAAAATCAttgaagtcttcatggatgacTTCACGGTGTACG AAATTGGTCTCTGCTCCCATAATGCAACCCCAAATTGGAACTTCCCATTCGAAATCATATGTGATGTAAGTGATCGAAGTGTGGGAGCTGTTCTTGGCCAAAGAATAGGGAAAGAGCCTCATGTTCTCTATTATGCTTCGAAGACTTTGGATGCTGCCCAAAGCAATTACACAACCACTGAGAAAGAATTATTAGCTGTTGTgtttgctttagataaatttAGATCTTACTTGTTGGGAACTAAAGTGATTATCTTTTCTGATCATACAGCTTTGAAATATCTAATAGGGAAGAAAGAGGCAAAACCTCGACTAATTAGGTGGATTCTGCTCCTACAAGAGTTCGATTTTGAAATTCGGGATAAAAAGGGATGCGAAAACTTAGTACCTGACCATCTGAGTCGATTATCGATTCCAGTAGATGACACACCTTTGAAAGACAACTTCCTAGATGAAAACCTGTTTTCAGCAAAAGTGATTCATCCTTTGTACGCAGACATAGTAAATTATCTTGATACAGGTACTGTTCTTTCAGAATTACCAAGGTCTAGAAAAGATAAGATAAAGAAATACGCTCGGTATTACATTTGGTATGACCCTTACCTTTGGAAGCATTACTCTGATCAG TATGACACTCCACGAGCATTAATTAGTGACAGAGGAACTCGTTTTTGCAATAAGATCGTAAGTGCACTTATGGAGAAATATTGA